A single window of Salvia splendens isolate huo1 chromosome 8, SspV2, whole genome shotgun sequence DNA harbors:
- the LOC121745497 gene encoding nuclear transport factor 2-like → MVNQYSAQVTASQVGSYFVQQYYQVFQHQRECVHQFYNDSSSMMRVDGEISESASDVMTIHEVLMSLNFSGIEIKTIKSLESWNGGVLVVVTGSVKSRDFNYWRKFVQTFFLAPQEKGYFVLNDMFHFADDEVTHQPSAPVQEHHVDYHPTISSHLPDPPVSDYALEEEIGDYGNSVHVEGVEPALEYSYEEHLRQDTAQELEPELEQGPELEVDRLEEESHFEETRHVLQNPLTTVQEPQLSVEDPIGEPEKLTYASILRVKGRAQPPSILQPAYTPRPPVADWNHISQPVVQQRISTPPSSGVDVTEESLPVQEEEPKSVYVRNLPSSVTSLDLQQEFENFGRIKHDGIFLRNRMDTGVCYAFVEFEDIQSVRNALKASPIQLGGRKVYVEERRPNSGAARGGRSGLRGRGGRGGRSSGR, encoded by the exons ATGGTGAACCAGTACTCAGCTCAGGTTACTGCATCGCAG GTCGGTTCGTACTTCGTTCAGCAGTACTATCAGGTGTTTCAGCACCAGCGGGAGTGTGTGCACCAGTTTTACAATGATTCGAGCTCCATGATGCGAGTTGATGGAGAAATCAGCGAGTCTGCTTCTGATGTGATG ACAATTCATGAAGTGCTTATGTCTCTTAATTTTTCTGGAATTGAGATAAAGACAATAAAGTCACTTGAATCATGGAATGGAGGTGTTCTTGTAGTTGTTACTGGCTCTGTGAAGTCAAGAGACTTCAATTACTGGAGAAAGTTTGTGCAGACTTTTTTCCTTGCTCCTCAAGAGAAAGGTTACTTTGTTTTGAATGATATGTTCCATTTTGCCGATGATGAGGTGACGCACCAACCTTCAGCTCCAGTACAGGAACATCATGTTGATTATCACCCAACTATTTCATCTCATCTTCCTGACCCACCTG TTTCTGATTATGCATTGGAGGAGGAGATAGGCGATTACGGCAACTCTGTTCATGTTGAAGGAGTTGAGCCAGCTCTAGAGTACAGTTACGAGGAGCATCTTCGACAGGATACTGCTCAAGAACTGGAGCCAGAGCTGGAGCAGGGGCCAGAGCTTGAAGTTGACAGACTTGAAGAGGAATCTCATTTTGAAGAAACACGTCATGTTCTTCAAAATCCACTAACTACTGTGCAAGAACCTCAGCTTTCTGTGGAGGATCCTATTGGAGAACCAGAGAAACTCACCTATGCTTCTATA TTACGGGTTAAAGGAAGAGCTCAACCACCATCAATTTTGCAACCAGCTTACACACCAAGACCACCTGTTGCAGACTGGAACCATATTTCACAGCCTGTGGTGCAGCAGCGAATCTCAACTCCTCCTTCATCTGGTGTGGACGTAACAGAAGAATCCTTACCGGTACAAGAAG AAGAACCAAAATCTGTATATGTCAGAAATTTGCCATCTTCAGTAACAAGTCTTGATCTTCAGCAAGAGTTTGAGAATTTTGGGAGAATCAAGCATGATGGAATCTTCTTGAGGAACCGCATG GATACTGGTGTGTGCTATGCGTTTGTTGAGTTTGAAGATATTCAGAGTGTTCGAAATGCTCTCAAG GCTTCTCCTATTCAATTGGGTGGAAGGAAAGTATATGTTGAGGAGAGAAGACCAAACAGTGGCGCTGCTCGTGGTGGAA GGAGCGGGCTACGAGGAAGAGGTGGGCGTGGGGGAAGGAGTTCTGGTAGGTGA
- the LOC121745496 gene encoding MDIS1-interacting receptor like kinase 1-like — translation MIKSKHKLLLPLFLFFSFNYISSFSTNNEASLLLDIKSTLIDPLDNLRDWKLPENDVVSSHCRWSGVGCSSYNGIVESLNLSNMNLSGNLPDSIQGLTGLRHLTLSCNDFALPLQISFSNLSALETIDLSQNYFTGAFPPGLGLARRLASVNASGNNFSGPLPDDIGNSTSLVSLDLRGNFFQGSIPRSYGKLASLTFLGLSGNNLTGMIPAELGQLPWLETMILGYNAFDGTIPPEFGNLTSLRYLDVAIANLSGSIPPELGRLINLTTAFLYQNNLEGEIPVELARLGGIQLLDMSENMLSGEIPDEIAQLKNLQLLNLMGNELSGPVPPGMARLDQLQVLELWNNSLSGALPPNLGERAPLEWLDLSSNMFSGPIPASLCNAGKLRKLILFNNEFSGPIPDTLARCASLVRVRMHNNRFNGSIPAGFGRLARLQRLELANNSLIGLIPPDLSASSSLSFIDLSRNQLRSPVQSSILAIPTLQSFIASRNSLFGEIPNLFQDCHELSVLDLSFNGFTGDIPISIASCEKLVTLNLRNNRLTGPIPHQIASMPTLSVLDLSNNSLTGGIPDNLGNSPALESMNLSYNKLEGVVPSSGMLRTISPGDLAGNPGLCGGVLPPCSHAMASRERGVRAKHIVGGWMIGISTFFLLVMAGVGARYSYRKWREGNCFYDEEEKRSSGEWPWRLMAFQRVGFNSSDILSCIRECNVVGMGAAGTVYRAEIPRLSTTVAVKKLWMGGGEGVVGEVSVLARLRHRNIVRLVGFLHNDSDAMIICEFAKNGSLGEALHGKQAGMLVDWVARYNVALGVAQGLAYLHHDCRPPLIHRDVKSSNILLDEHLEARVADFGLAKMVLAKNETVSMVAGSYGYIAPEYGCTLKVDEKSDVYSYGVVLMELVTGKRPLEAEFGEAVDIVGWMRGKQRLEEALDPSVGNTKHVQEEMMLVLRIALLCTAKLPKDRPTMRDVVSMLAEAKPRRKSSGGNKENPIFTTTSPHL, via the exons atGATCAAATCAAAACACAAGCTCTTGctaccactctttctcttcttctcttttaaCTATatctcctccttctccaccaacaaTGAAGCATCCCTTCTTCTCGACATTAAATCTACTCTCATTGATCCACTGGATAATCTAAGAGACTGGAAATTACCCGAAAACGACGTCGTCTCATCCCACTGCAGATGGAGTGGAGTGGGTTGCAGCAGCTACAATGGCATTGTTGAGAGTCTCAATCTCTCCAACATGAATCTCTCCGGTAATCTCCCTGACTCAATCCAGGGACTAACCGGCTTACGACATCTCACTCTCAGCTGCAACGACTTCGCGTTGCCATTGCAAATTTCATTCTCCAATCTTAGTGCTCTCGAGACCATCGACCTGAGCCAGAACTACTTCACTGGCGCATTTCCGCCCGGCCTTGGGCTGGCGCGGAGGCTGGCGTCCGTGAATGCCTCGGGGAACAACTTCTCGGGCCCTCTCCCGGACGACATTGGCAATTCCACGTCGCTGGTGAGCCTCGACCTCAGAGGGAACTTCTTCCAGGGCTCCATTCCTCGAAGCTACGGGAAGCTGGCGAGCTTGACGTTCCTCGGCCTGTCCGGGAATAATCTCACCGGGATGATACCAGCCGAGCTAGGACAGCTGCCCTGGCTCGAAACCATGATCCTTGGCTACAACGCTTTTGATGGCACAATTCCTCCAGAATTCGGAAATCTGACTAGTCTCAGATATTTAGACGTCGCCATTGCCAACTTAAGCGGCTCGATTCCACCGGAACTCGGGCGGTTGATCAACCTCACCACAGCATTCCTGTACCAGAACAATCTGGAAGGGGAGATTCCAGTTGAGCTGGCTAGATTGGGAGGAATTCAGTTGCTAGACATGTCTGAGAACATGTTGTCAGGAGAGATTCCGGACGAGATCGCGCAGCTGAAGAATCTGCAGCTGCTGAATCTGATGGGGAACGAGCTATCCGGCCCTGTTCCACCCGGCATGGCCAGGTTGGATCAGCTCCAAGTGCTTGAGCTCTGGAACAACTCACTCTCTGGTGCTCTTCCACCAAATCTCGGGGAAAGGGCACCTCTCGAGTGGCTCGACCTCTCGTCTAATATGTTCTCGGGTCCAATCCCGGCCTCCCTATGCAATGCAGGCAAACTGAGGAAGCTCATTCTGTTCAACAACGAATTCTCGGGTCCCATCCCCGACACTCTGGCCAGGTGCGCGTCGCTGGTTCGTGTCAGGATGCATAACAACCGCTTCAATGGATCCATCCCGGCTGGCTTCGGGAGACTAGCCAGGCTGCAGAGGCTGGAGCTTGCCAACAACAGCCTCATCGGCCTGATTCCGCCCGATCTCTCTGCTTCCTCTTCGCTCTCCTTCATTGATCTCTCCAGAAACCAACTCCGATCCCCTGTTCAATCTTCCATTCTCGCAATCCCAACGCTCCAAAGCTTTATCGCGTCGCGCAACAGCTTGTTTGGAGAGATCCCGAATCTGTTCCAAGACTGCCATGAATTATCAGTCCTGGATCTTTCCTTCAACGGTTTCACCGGGGACATTCCCATAAGCATTGCCTCGTGCGAGAAGCTGGTGACTCTGAACCTCCGGAACAATCGCCTCACGGGCCCCATCCCGCACCAGATTGCATCCATGCCTACCTTATCAGTGCTCGATCTATCAAACAATTCTCTCACCGGAGGAATCCCCGATAATCTCGGGAACTCACCGGCTCTAGAGTCGATGAATCTGTCCTACAACAAGCTCGAGGGCGTTGTTCCATCCAGTGGCATGCTCAGAACGATCAGCCCTGGCGATCTGGCAGGCAACCCCGGCCTTTGCGGTGGCGTGCTCCCTCCCTGCTCGCACGCCATGGCGAGCAGGGAGCGAGGCGTTCGTGCAAAGCATATTGTCGGAGGATGGATGATTGGAATTTCGACGTTTTTCCTGTTGGTAATGGCAGGAGTGGGAGCTCGGTATTCGTATCGAAAATGGCGGGAAGGGAACTGTTTttatgatgaggaggagaaaaGAAGCAGTGGGGAATGGCCTTGGAGGCTGATGGCATTCCAGAGGGTGGGATTCAACAGCAGCGACATCCTCTCCTGCATCCGCGAGTGCAATGTGGTAGGGATGGGGGCGGCGGGGACGGTGTACAGGGCCGAGATACCGAGGCTGAGCACGACGGTGGCGGTGAAGAAGCTGTGGATGGGAGGGGGGGAGGGCGTGGTCGGGGAGGTGAGCGTGCTGGCGAGGCTGAGGCACAGGAACATCGTGAGGCTGGTGGGGTTCCTCCACAACGACAGCGACGCGATGATAATCTGCGAGTTTGCGAAGAATGGGAGCCTGGGGGAGGCGTTGCACGGGAAGCAGGCGGGGATGCTGGTGGATTGGGTGGCGAGGTACAACGTGGCGCTTGGGGTGGCCCAGGGGCTGGCGTACCTCCACCACGACTGCCGCCCGCCCTTGATCCACCGCGATGTGAAGTCGAGCAACATCCTTCTGGACGAGCACCTGGAGGCCAGGGTGGCTGACTTCGGGCTGGCTAAGATGGTCTTGGCAAAGAATGAGACGGTCTCCATGGTCGCAGGGTCGTACGGTTACATCGCCCCAG AATATGGATGCACGTTGAAAGTGGACGAGAAGAGCGATGTGTACAGCTACGGAGTGGTTCTGATGGAGCTGGTGACGGGGAAGAGGCCGTTAGAGGCGGAGTTTGGAGAAGCGGTGGATATTGTGGGATGGATGAGAGGGAAGCAGAGGTTAGAGGAGGCTCTGGATCCGAGCGTGGGGAATACGAAGCACGTTCAAGAGGAGATGATGTTAGTGCTACGAATCGCTCTTCTTTGCACGGCAAAGCTTCCCAAGGACAGGCCTACCATGAGAGATGTGGTGAGCATGCTGGCAGAGGCCAAGCCTCGGAGGAAAAGCTCAGGGGGTAACAAGGAAAATCCAATCTTCACCACCACATCACCTCACCTGTAG